A region of the Deltaproteobacteria bacterium genome:
TACGGCGGCAGCCGCTGCAAATAGGGGCGCGACGACCGGCGGCACATCGTGACGATCGGCGTCACGACGGTGCGCCCTTTTACGTTGAGGGGGCGTGACATCCGGCGTCACGATGTGACGCCGGCCACGCCCCCATCGATTTGGAATGATCTTCCGATCGTTCCGGGGCGAAAGGGCGCGAGAGGCTTTGCCGAAAGACTCGATGGGCAGCCGTCATACCGGCGCAAGCCGGTATCCAGTTGGGATGGTGGGCCTCCAACCTGGATTCCGGCTTTCGCCGGAATGACAAATTGGAATGTCGAGCGGCTTGGGAAGCCGGCGGAAAGAGACGACGCTACGGCTTCACAGGACCCACTGCATCGGGCGGGTCGGCCCCGGAACGTAGGAGCAGAACAATCCTGTCTTGATCGTCTCGCGGAGGTAGCGGCCCAAATGCGGGTTGTGCTCGTCAATCCGATTGATGATTTCCTTGATCCGCTTGGTCACCGCGCTGCGGGCGCGTTCGGCGTGGCCGGCGGCGAGGCGGTTACGCCCGTTGAGCCCGACGGCGCCGGCGATCTCCTCGGTGAGGAACTCGATCTCCGCGCGCAACCGAGTGGCGCGGCCGGTGTCGGCGTGACCTTCGGCTTCATCGAGTTCTGCCCGCAAATCGGCGACGCGCTGCGCGTACTCCGCGCGGGCGCGCTGGTCCAACAGCGGCAAACCCTGATCCATCACGGAAGATGCGGGAGTCGTTGTCACCGAAGTCTCGCCCAGCGTGACGAGGTCGAGCACATGAAACTCACGACCCGGATGACGGAGCAGGTGGGCGATGTAGCTCAGACCTTTGGCGTCGCGAAGACGCAGCGGAGCGCCGTTGTCCGACACGGTCCAGTAGTCGCCTTCGCGGCGGAACACGGCCGTCGCACTGGCTTTGAGGTGGGCGGCGGCAACTTGTGCGGTGCCGGTTGTGTGGGCTGCGCCGGCCAATCGGAGCGCTTCGCTCTGCACAACGGAGGCGATCAACTCGGAGGCCTGCTGTTCCAGTGCGCCGGCGCCGAGTTCTCGCGCCGTAGCCAGCACCGCATCCAGCCGCGTGCGCGCCTGTGCCGCATCGTCTGGCTGCCGCCGCGCCAGCAGCATGCGTGCGTACGCGAGTTGGGTGCGCGCTGCGAACAGCGGCATCCCCATTCGGCGATACATGGCCAGCGCGTCGTCGAAATGTTGCACTGCCGTGTCCCAGCGCTGCATCGTGGCGGCCAGCAAACCGAGCGGATGCGAGGCCGAGCCGAAACAGATGAAGGTGTACGCGGTGACGATGTTCCGTCCCGCATAGGGGAGGAGCAGCTCGTACAACGTGGGGGCGCGCGCCGCATCGCCCAACGCCGCGCACACCTCGGCGAGCAATGCGACCGTGAGGCTGGCGGCTTTGGCCCCCCGCTTCATCGCGGCGAAGTCGTCGATGGCGATCCGCTCGAACTCGCTGCGAGCCGCGACCTGACGACCCAACTCGCTCAGCACGTAGATGAAGATGGACCGAAACCCGACGGCGCGAACATGTCGATCGGCCGCGGCGCGGAATGCGGGTTCGACTTCTGCGAGGCGGCCCTGTTCGCGGCAGACTTGGAGCAGTTGGAGCCAGAGCATCTGGAAGGCCCCCTCGCGGTTGACCTGCTGCCCGATCGCAAACGCCTCGTGCGCCAGCTGTTCACATTCCGCCAGTCGTCCCGCCAGCATCGCGCGCACGGCCCGCAGGTGGGTCGCCTGACCGAGCCACACCGGTTGGCGGATGCGCGCGGCATCGCCCGCCTGTGCTTCGACCTCACGGCGAAACGCATCGCCCTCTCCCAACTCCAGCAAGTCGCGCACGCGCAGCTCGCGACACAACATGATGAGGTTGGTGTCGTGGGTGAGCGCGGCCGCGGCCATTGCTTCGGTGGACACGGCGGCGCGCTCTTCAATGTTCGAGGAGCCTCCCAGCACCCAATGGCGGGCGAGCAACGCCTCGGCCAGCGCACCAGCATCTCCCAGCCTGCGCGCCAGGGCGACGGCCTCGACGGTGAGTTGCCCGGCGCGA
Encoded here:
- a CDS encoding AAA family ATPase, whose product is MSAPVTARQTADVFVGREGELARMRAVAGEAFAGRARLVLLRGEPGMGKTRTAEEVAAAARAAGARIIWGRCYEGEGAPAFWPWVQVIRACARDQALVRRALGADTGLLAHLDPGIFEADSHCPTESADNRFRLFDAVARLIRGVAERTALVLVFDDLQGADASSLQLLCFVARELQDVPVLIVATYRPVGAAPGTPLADALLELARVSGCVHLELTGLSAAEVSEYVRRVFVGPPSDALVASLHQRTEGNPFLLSEFVRALLSERGLDAADGADVTAIGVPENVRAFIQRRLRPLSRACLDTLQIAAVIGRDFLTDVVERATGATCAVVQEAVTARIVLRTASGRYRFAHALIRETLYEAIPDTSRRHLHRAVGNAIEQLPDAAERVAELAYHFAEADGDADGAKAVAYARRAGDRALALLAYEEAVRLYELADRVLHAATPGADEERCEVLLCLAHAQQRAGQRDRARDTHQRLAAIARRLGRPDFLARAAIADGHEGFAIGAKDEELLALLEEAFAALGDQESALRARTAAQLATALSADGGASRIRAGQLTVEAVALARRLGDAGALAEALLARHWVLGGSSNIEERAAVSTEAMAAAALTHDTNLIMLCRELRVRDLLELGEGDAFRREVEAQAGDAARIRQPVWLGQATHLRAVRAMLAGRLAECEQLAHEAFAIGQQVNREGAFQMLWLQLLQVCREQGRLAEVEPAFRAAADRHVRAVGFRSIFIYVLSELGRQVAARSEFERIAIDDFAAMKRGAKAASLTVALLAEVCAALGDAARAPTLYELLLPYAGRNIVTAYTFICFGSASHPLGLLAATMQRWDTAVQHFDDALAMYRRMGMPLFAARTQLAYARMLLARRQPDDAAQARTRLDAVLATARELGAGALEQQASELIASVVQSEALRLAGAAHTTGTAQVAAAHLKASATAVFRREGDYWTVSDNGAPLRLRDAKGLSYIAHLLRHPGREFHVLDLVTLGETSVTTTPASSVMDQGLPLLDQRARAEYAQRVADLRAELDEAEGHADTGRATRLRAEIEFLTEEIAGAVGLNGRNRLAAGHAERARSAVTKRIKEIINRIDEHNPHLGRYLRETIKTGLFCSYVPGPTRPMQWVL